The following coding sequences lie in one Tichowtungia aerotolerans genomic window:
- a CDS encoding Fur family transcriptional regulator, translating to MSIDEGVSKKHLNEDRSVEEAWPDFVSFLKAKDSRITQARRIVFEHVFARHDHFRADDLAGELASGPNHVSRGTVYRTLDLMTEAGLVQKIRDQDVHAHYEHIYGHGRHHHLICEKTGRFIEFASPEISAEIDRICKKHGFKQRLHRIVVFGELEE from the coding sequence ATGAGTATAGATGAGGGTGTTTCAAAAAAGCATTTGAATGAGGACCGGTCTGTGGAAGAGGCGTGGCCTGATTTTGTGAGTTTTCTGAAGGCCAAAGATTCTCGAATTACGCAGGCCCGCCGGATTGTGTTTGAGCATGTGTTTGCTCGGCATGATCATTTCCGGGCCGATGACCTGGCGGGGGAGCTGGCTTCCGGACCGAATCATGTCAGTCGTGGAACGGTGTATCGGACGCTGGACCTCATGACCGAGGCTGGACTGGTTCAGAAAATTCGTGACCAGGATGTGCATGCTCACTATGAGCACATTTACGGACACGGCCGGCATCATCACCTGATCTGTGAGAAAACCGGCCGGTTTATTGAATTTGCCAGTCCTGAGATTTCCGCAGAGATTGACCGGATCTGCAAAAAACACGGCTTTAAACAGCGGTTACATCGGATCGTGGTGTTTGGTGAGCTGGAAGAGTAG
- a CDS encoding divergent PAP2 family protein: protein MEVLHISFWAGLAGWLVAQLTKMLICLIQSRRLDFRYLASTGGMPSAHSSLVSALTTAIVLTDGFNSPLFAISVVFASVVMFDAQTVRAAAGKQARLLNQIVDELFQEHHLSETKLKELLGHTRLEVFFGMLTGIATALAVFRFIPHG from the coding sequence ATGGAAGTTTTACATATTTCATTCTGGGCGGGCCTTGCCGGTTGGCTGGTGGCGCAGTTGACCAAAATGCTGATCTGTCTGATACAGAGCCGGCGGCTGGATTTCCGCTATTTGGCAAGTACCGGCGGGATGCCGAGTGCTCATTCTTCTCTGGTGAGTGCATTGACGACGGCGATCGTGCTGACAGACGGGTTTAATTCGCCGTTGTTTGCCATCAGTGTGGTGTTTGCATCGGTGGTGATGTTTGACGCGCAGACGGTGCGGGCGGCTGCCGGAAAGCAGGCGCGGCTGCTCAATCAGATTGTGGACGAGCTTTTCCAGGAGCATCATTTGTCGGAAACCAAGCTCAAAGAGCTGCTGGGACATACGCGGCTGGAAGTTTTTTTCGGCATGTTGACCGGTATTGCGACGGCTTTAGCGGTATTCCGGTTTATTCCGCATGGATAA
- a CDS encoding DUF362 domain-containing protein, whose translation MAYQISDECTMCGACESACPMEAISAGDGKYVIDANTCTDCGACEATCPVGAISAA comes from the coding sequence ATGGCCTATCAGATTTCAGATGAGTGCACCATGTGCGGCGCCTGCGAAAGCGCCTGCCCGATGGAAGCAATCAGCGCCGGCGACGGCAAATATGTAATCGACGCTAACACCTGCACAGATTGCGGCGCTTGCGAAGCAACCTGCCCGGTTGGCGCCATTTCTGCTGCGTAA
- a CDS encoding cation:proton antiporter domain-containing protein codes for MTETVFTEISAVVVISAVLSCLALLFRQPIIVAYLIGGLLIGSSGLGWIQNTAFIEEISRIGITLLLFLAGIVLHPRRLKELFRQTILLTLINSLISGGVCALFCIAWGFNLVESSFIGLSLIFSSTILVIKLLPTTALHHKRMGAYCIAILIAQDLIAIALLILLRAGQQAPLSHWLLLPIKSIVLIAVVFPVEQFVLRPLMAWSDRFHETLQLLAIGWCLGIAVIAETIGLSYETGAFIAGVALARSPLSFFLSEGLKPFRDFFLVFFFFALGTQLDIATAKTLLLPALLLTLMMLIVKYATFRILFRRVGESAPFAHETGMRLAQASEFSLIVAVTAHANGWLNHTAFQFIELVTILSLVFSACVVTSRLPSSLASKKELKQD; via the coding sequence ATGACCGAAACCGTGTTCACTGAAATCAGCGCCGTGGTGGTAATTTCTGCCGTTCTGTCCTGCCTGGCCCTGCTGTTTCGCCAGCCGATCATCGTCGCCTACCTGATCGGCGGCCTGCTGATCGGCAGCAGCGGACTGGGATGGATTCAGAACACGGCCTTTATTGAGGAGATCTCCCGGATCGGAATCACCCTGCTCCTCTTTCTGGCGGGCATCGTCCTGCACCCGCGGCGACTCAAGGAGCTCTTCCGCCAGACCATCCTGCTGACCCTGATCAACTCCCTGATCAGCGGGGGCGTCTGTGCCCTGTTCTGCATCGCATGGGGCTTCAACCTCGTCGAAAGCTCCTTCATCGGCCTGTCGCTGATTTTTTCCAGCACCATCCTGGTCATCAAGCTGTTACCGACGACCGCCCTGCACCACAAGCGCATGGGGGCCTACTGCATCGCCATCCTGATCGCGCAGGACCTGATCGCCATCGCTCTGCTCATCCTGCTCCGGGCCGGACAGCAGGCCCCGCTGTCGCACTGGCTGCTGCTGCCGATTAAAAGCATCGTTCTGATTGCCGTCGTCTTCCCGGTGGAACAGTTTGTCCTCCGTCCGCTGATGGCCTGGAGCGACCGCTTTCACGAAACGCTCCAGTTGCTGGCCATCGGCTGGTGCCTCGGCATCGCCGTCATCGCCGAAACCATCGGGCTCTCCTACGAGACCGGCGCCTTCATTGCCGGCGTCGCCCTCGCCCGCAGCCCGCTCTCCTTTTTCCTCTCCGAAGGCCTCAAACCCTTCCGCGACTTCTTCCTCGTCTTCTTCTTTTTCGCGCTCGGAACACAGCTGGACATCGCAACCGCAAAAACCCTGCTGCTCCCAGCCCTGCTGCTGACCCTGATGATGCTTATCGTCAAATACGCCACTTTCCGTATCTTGTTCCGGCGCGTCGGAGAATCCGCACCTTTCGCTCACGAAACGGGCATGCGTCTGGCCCAGGCCAGTGAATTCTCCCTGATCGTCGCCGTCACGGCCCATGCAAACGGCTGGCTGAACCACACCGCATTCCAGTTCATCGAGCTGGTCACGATTTTATCTCTTGTCTTCTCCGCCTGCGTCGTCACCTCCCGACTCCCGTCGTCGCTGGCCTCAAAAAAAGAACTCAAACAGGATTAA
- a CDS encoding DNA recombination protein RmuC: protein MEFFVLIVLLVVTVLILVQLGIALHANAQQSTRLEMLTRSLESLTEQADARARKSEETVAKLVDANNQRLEQIGEKVEQRLDRGFEKTSKVFEDVLKRLVEIDKAQEKIAELSGNVVSLQEVLSDKRSRGAFGEVQLTGLISNMMPENSYSLQHTFNNGVRADCVLFLPEPTGTLCIDSKFPLESYQRMTDLSAGDADRATAERQFRQDIKKHIKDISAKYIIPGETSEGAVMFIPAEAVFSEIHSRYPDLVEEAQRARVWLTSPTTMMAVLTTARAVLKDAATRKQVHIIQKHLTILAQDFGRFQTRMDKLANHIGMAHKDVGDVQTSARKITSRFEKIEKADLAQPADKLE from the coding sequence ATGGAGTTTTTTGTCTTGATCGTCCTTCTGGTTGTGACGGTCTTAATTCTGGTCCAGCTTGGAATCGCGCTGCATGCCAATGCGCAGCAGAGCACCCGCCTCGAAATGCTGACGCGCAGCCTCGAGTCCCTTACCGAACAAGCAGATGCCCGCGCCCGCAAAAGTGAAGAAACCGTTGCAAAACTCGTCGACGCCAACAATCAGCGCCTCGAGCAGATCGGTGAAAAGGTGGAGCAGCGGCTCGATCGTGGATTTGAAAAAACCAGCAAGGTTTTTGAGGATGTGCTGAAACGACTGGTTGAAATTGATAAAGCGCAGGAAAAAATTGCAGAGCTGTCCGGAAATGTTGTCAGCCTGCAGGAAGTTCTGTCAGACAAACGGTCCCGCGGCGCATTCGGAGAAGTGCAGCTGACCGGACTGATTTCCAATATGATGCCCGAAAACAGCTATTCCCTGCAGCACACTTTCAATAATGGAGTACGGGCAGACTGCGTGCTGTTCCTGCCGGAGCCGACCGGAACGCTTTGCATCGACTCGAAATTTCCACTCGAAAGCTATCAGCGCATGACCGACCTTTCGGCCGGCGATGCCGACCGCGCCACGGCAGAAAGGCAGTTTCGGCAGGATATCAAAAAACACATCAAAGATATCTCAGCCAAATATATTATCCCGGGGGAAACCTCGGAGGGAGCCGTCATGTTCATTCCGGCAGAAGCGGTCTTTTCTGAAATTCACAGTCGCTATCCGGATCTCGTGGAGGAGGCCCAGCGCGCACGTGTCTGGCTGACCTCTCCCACCACAATGATGGCCGTTCTGACAACTGCGCGCGCCGTCCTGAAAGATGCTGCAACCCGCAAGCAGGTTCACATTATCCAGAAACATCTGACCATACTGGCTCAGGACTTCGGCCGATTCCAAACCCGAATGGACAAGCTGGCCAATCATATCGGGATGGCTCATAAAGATGTCGGAGATGTCCAGACATCGGCCCGGAAAATCACCAGCCGCTTTGAAAAAATCGAAAAAGCGGATTTGGCTCAGCCCGCCGATAAACTGGAATAG